In Flavobacterium endoglycinae, one DNA window encodes the following:
- the argC gene encoding N-acetyl-gamma-glutamyl-phosphate reductase, with product MINVGIIGGSGYTAGELIRILMYHPKVNIDFVYSTTNAGKPLSVAHHDLMGDIEMNFTAEINPNVNVVFLCLGHGKSISFLKENQFASHTKIIDLGNDFRLNKDAHFEGKDFIYGLPEINKAEIKKANYIANPGCFATAIQLALLPLAEHNLLNNDVHINATTGSTGAGVGLSETSHFSWRNNNFSHYKAFEHQHLGEISESLVQLQDDFDSELLFIPNRGDFPRGIFATLYTLCDDSLEQLVEKYEEFYKNEPFVTVTTTNINMKQVVQTNKCIISLLKKGNRVLITSIIDNLTKGASGQAIQNMNLMFGLEETTGLHLKPSGF from the coding sequence ATGATTAATGTCGGAATTATTGGTGGTTCGGGCTATACGGCCGGAGAACTCATCAGAATTTTAATGTATCATCCAAAAGTAAACATCGATTTTGTTTACAGTACAACAAACGCTGGGAAACCACTTTCTGTAGCGCACCACGATTTGATGGGCGATATTGAAATGAATTTCACAGCCGAAATCAACCCGAATGTGAATGTTGTTTTCTTGTGTTTAGGTCACGGAAAATCGATATCATTTTTGAAAGAAAATCAGTTTGCGAGTCATACTAAAATTATCGATTTAGGAAATGATTTTAGATTGAATAAAGATGCTCATTTCGAAGGAAAGGATTTCATTTACGGATTGCCAGAAATCAACAAAGCAGAAATTAAAAAAGCAAATTATATTGCCAATCCAGGTTGTTTTGCAACAGCTATTCAGTTGGCTTTGTTGCCTTTAGCAGAACACAATTTGTTGAATAACGATGTTCATATTAATGCAACAACAGGAAGCACAGGAGCAGGCGTAGGTCTTTCAGAAACTTCTCATTTCAGTTGGAGAAATAACAATTTTTCGCATTATAAAGCTTTTGAACACCAGCATTTAGGCGAAATTTCAGAAAGTTTGGTTCAGTTGCAGGATGATTTTGACAGCGAATTGCTTTTTATTCCGAATAGAGGAGATTTTCCAAGAGGAATTTTTGCAACGCTTTACACATTATGCGATGATAGTTTGGAGCAATTAGTTGAAAAATACGAAGAATTCTATAAAAATGAGCCTTTCGTAACCGTTACAACAACCAACATCAACATGAAACAGGTTGTGCAAACGAACAAATGTATTATTAGTTTATTGAAAAAAGGAAACCGGGTTCTCATAACATCAATTATAGATAACTTAACCAAAGGTGCTTCAGGACAAGCAATCCAAAACATGAATTTAATGTTCGGATTGGAAGAAACCACAGGTTTACATTTGAAACCAAGCGGATTTTAG
- a CDS encoding argininosuccinate synthase, whose product MKKVVLAYSGGLDTSYCLKYLKNEKGYEVHTVLVDTGGFSAEELTAIEKRAYELGSAQHANLTIVDKYYDKAIKYLIFGNVLKNNTYPLSVSAERVFQAIEAIKYAKKVGASAIAHGSTGAGNDQIRFDLIFQTIAPEIEIITPIRDLKLSRQEEVEYLQKNGVSYSWEKAQYSINKGLWGTSVGGKETLTSGQPLPSEAYPSQLQKEGEEKVTLHFEQGELVGLNGKTDKPSNNIVALEKLANAYAIGRDIHVGDTIIGIKGRVGFEAAAPLIIIKAHHLLEKHTLGKWQQYWKEQLGNWYGMLFHEGQFLDPVMRNIETFLQDTQKTVNGTVTVSLKPYHFSLDGIESENDLMNTGFGQYGEMNNAWTSEDAKGFIKILGNAQNIFSSVNKLDHD is encoded by the coding sequence ATGAAAAAAGTAGTATTAGCTTATAGCGGAGGATTAGATACCTCGTATTGTTTGAAATATTTAAAAAATGAAAAAGGATACGAAGTTCACACTGTTCTTGTTGACACAGGAGGATTTTCTGCTGAAGAATTAACAGCTATTGAAAAAAGAGCTTACGAGTTAGGAAGTGCGCAACACGCAAACTTGACAATCGTAGATAAATATTATGATAAAGCTATAAAATATTTGATTTTCGGAAACGTATTAAAAAACAATACGTACCCATTATCAGTAAGTGCAGAGCGTGTTTTTCAAGCTATTGAAGCCATAAAATATGCTAAAAAAGTTGGAGCAAGCGCAATCGCACACGGAAGCACAGGTGCAGGAAACGACCAAATTCGTTTTGATTTGATTTTCCAAACTATTGCTCCAGAAATCGAAATCATTACACCAATTAGAGATTTAAAATTGTCAAGACAAGAAGAAGTAGAATACCTTCAAAAAAATGGTGTTAGCTATTCTTGGGAAAAAGCGCAATATTCTATTAATAAAGGACTTTGGGGAACAAGTGTTGGAGGAAAAGAAACTTTAACTTCAGGACAGCCATTGCCAAGCGAAGCTTATCCTTCGCAATTGCAAAAAGAAGGTGAAGAAAAAGTAACGCTTCATTTTGAGCAAGGAGAATTAGTTGGTTTAAACGGAAAAACAGATAAACCATCAAATAATATTGTAGCGCTTGAAAAATTAGCAAACGCTTACGCAATTGGAAGAGATATTCACGTTGGCGATACGATTATCGGAATTAAAGGAAGAGTTGGTTTTGAGGCTGCTGCACCATTAATCATCATCAAAGCACACCATTTATTAGAGAAACATACTTTAGGAAAATGGCAGCAATATTGGAAAGAACAGTTAGGAAACTGGTACGGAATGTTATTTCATGAAGGTCAGTTTTTAGATCCTGTAATGAGAAACATTGAGACTTTCTTGCAAGACACTCAAAAAACAGTAAATGGAACGGTTACAGTTTCATTAAAACCATATCATTTTTCGCTTGACGGAATCGAATCTGAAAATGATTTGATGAACACTGGTTTCGGTCAGTATGGCGAAATGAACAATGCTTGGACATCTGAAGATGCAAAAGGATTTATTAAGATTTTAGGAAATGCTCAAAATATTTTCTCATCTGTAAACAAATTAGACCATGATTAA
- a CDS encoding GNAT family N-acetyltransferase → MKISIVVTQEEHFKFAQEICDTIESSALLRGTGIAKRTPEYIQKKMSNGDAMIALADGKFAGFCYIESWEHGKFVAHSGLIVHPDYRSLGLAKKIKSKVFEYSLKRYPDAKIFGITTGLAVMKINSELGYKPVPFSELTTDPSFWAGCKTCTNFPILQSKENKMCLCTGMLYDPKEKQKNPPRHPFNEAVLSRLKKIKQALFLNKILSFVFLFKI, encoded by the coding sequence ATGAAGATATCTATTGTTGTTACCCAGGAAGAACACTTCAAATTCGCACAAGAAATCTGCGATACGATAGAATCATCTGCCTTACTAAGAGGTACGGGGATTGCTAAAAGAACTCCTGAGTACATTCAGAAAAAAATGTCGAATGGTGATGCGATGATTGCTCTGGCCGATGGAAAATTTGCAGGTTTTTGTTATATCGAAAGCTGGGAACACGGAAAATTCGTGGCACATTCTGGTTTAATTGTACACCCAGATTATAGAAGTCTAGGTTTGGCAAAAAAGATAAAATCGAAAGTTTTTGAATACTCGTTGAAGAGATATCCAGATGCTAAAATATTCGGAATTACAACTGGTTTAGCGGTTATGAAAATCAACTCTGAATTAGGTTACAAACCAGTTCCTTTCTCAGAATTGACAACCGATCCAAGTTTTTGGGCTGGCTGTAAAACGTGTACCAATTTCCCAATTTTGCAAAGCAAAGAAAATAAAATGTGCCTTTGTACAGGGATGTTATACGATCCAAAGGAAAAACAAAAAAATCCGCCGAGACATCCTTTTAACGAGGCTGTTTTAAGCAGATTGAAGAAAATCAAACAAGCTTTATTCTTAAACAAAATATTGTCATTTGTTTTTTTATTCAAAATTTAA
- a CDS encoding M1 family metallopeptidase, whose amino-acid sequence MKKHSVKAILTVALFFGILSVSAQQTPSATASNPVNNYNYHDAFGPHFYTKNGTSTRTASGQPGVEYWQNRADYQITAKLNAVTNEIVGTDEITYTNNSPDKLGFLWLNLDQNLFKDDSRGNAVVPLTGSRNGAQGQVFDGGNKIKSVKVISGAKNKTEVEAKYIITDTRMQIFLPQELAAKGGSVKVKIEFSFIAPFEGSDRMGVLETKNGKIFTIAQWYPRMCVYDDVRGWNTPPYLGASEFYLEYGDFDVKLTVPANQFVVASGELVNGQEVLSADHFKKYKEASNSDQTVTIRSEQEVASTANANSGTEKTWHYKIKNARDFSWASSAAFILDGAKINLPSGKKALALSAYPVESAGRGAYGRSTEYVKASIEHYSKQWFEYPYPVATNVAGNEGGMEYPGIVFCGWKSKGQDLWGVTDHEFGHIWFPMIVGSNERLFGWMDEGFNTFINSLSTAAFNNGEYKEEPTNLHEQAEPFTRPDLETIMSSPDNMKEANIGMLCYFKPSAGLIILREQILGKERFDNAFRTYIQRWAYKHPQPDDFFRSMENVAGEDLSWFWRSWFVNNWRFDQGINSIKYVKNDPAKGVIITVENFDKMPMPIVLDVKTKSGKVTRVNLPVEIWQRNTEWSFKHNSTEEIESITLDPDHAFPDNNESNNVWTAGKGKIEKDVILDGYVGTFVTNRAPLTIEVTEKNSTLSVEITDFPKFAVKAVPNEKDTFESKGAGLKFKYNEAKTGFDMIILGNGQTIPFTKK is encoded by the coding sequence ATGAAAAAGCATTCTGTAAAAGCCATTTTAACCGTGGCTTTATTTTTTGGGATTTTATCTGTTTCGGCGCAGCAAACTCCGTCGGCTACAGCATCAAATCCAGTTAATAATTACAATTACCATGATGCATTTGGTCCGCATTTTTACACTAAAAACGGAACTTCTACGCGCACAGCAAGCGGTCAGCCAGGAGTAGAATACTGGCAGAACAGAGCTGATTATCAGATTACGGCAAAATTAAATGCTGTAACAAATGAAATTGTGGGGACAGACGAAATTACCTATACCAATAACAGTCCAGATAAATTAGGTTTCCTTTGGCTGAATTTAGATCAAAACCTGTTTAAAGACGATTCAAGAGGAAATGCGGTTGTGCCTTTGACAGGAAGCCGTAATGGAGCGCAAGGACAAGTTTTTGATGGTGGAAACAAAATAAAGTCTGTAAAAGTTATTTCTGGTGCAAAAAACAAAACAGAAGTTGAAGCAAAATATATTATTACAGATACTAGAATGCAGATTTTCCTTCCACAGGAATTAGCGGCAAAAGGAGGTTCGGTAAAAGTTAAAATCGAATTCTCTTTCATAGCGCCGTTTGAAGGATCAGACAGAATGGGAGTTTTGGAAACTAAAAATGGAAAAATCTTCACAATTGCACAATGGTACCCGCGTATGTGCGTGTATGATGATGTAAGAGGCTGGAATACTCCACCGTATTTAGGAGCTTCTGAGTTTTATTTAGAATATGGTGATTTTGATGTAAAATTAACCGTTCCTGCTAATCAATTTGTAGTAGCTTCAGGTGAATTGGTAAATGGTCAGGAAGTGCTTTCTGCAGATCATTTCAAAAAATATAAAGAGGCTTCTAATAGTGATCAAACGGTGACAATTCGTTCTGAACAAGAAGTTGCTTCAACCGCTAACGCAAATTCAGGGACAGAGAAAACATGGCATTATAAAATTAAAAACGCACGTGATTTTTCTTGGGCCTCATCAGCTGCTTTTATCTTAGATGGAGCCAAAATTAACCTTCCAAGCGGTAAAAAAGCATTAGCCTTGTCAGCTTATCCAGTTGAAAGTGCTGGACGCGGCGCTTATGGGCGTTCTACTGAATACGTAAAAGCTTCAATCGAGCATTATTCTAAACAATGGTTCGAATATCCTTATCCTGTAGCAACAAACGTAGCAGGAAATGAAGGCGGAATGGAATATCCTGGAATTGTTTTCTGCGGATGGAAATCTAAAGGACAAGACCTTTGGGGAGTTACAGATCATGAATTTGGACATATCTGGTTCCCAATGATTGTGGGTTCAAACGAAAGATTATTTGGCTGGATGGATGAAGGATTTAATACTTTCATCAACTCATTAAGTACTGCGGCATTTAATAATGGTGAATATAAAGAAGAACCAACAAATTTACATGAGCAGGCAGAACCATTTACAAGACCTGACTTAGAAACCATTATGAGTTCTCCTGATAATATGAAGGAAGCTAATATTGGTATGTTATGTTACTTTAAACCAAGTGCAGGTTTAATCATTTTAAGAGAACAAATTTTAGGAAAAGAGCGTTTTGATAATGCTTTTAGAACTTATATTCAGCGTTGGGCATACAAACATCCACAACCAGATGACTTTTTCAGAAGTATGGAAAACGTTGCTGGAGAAGATTTAAGCTGGTTCTGGAGAAGCTGGTTTGTAAACAACTGGCGTTTTGACCAAGGAATCAATTCTATTAAATATGTGAAAAATGACCCAGCAAAAGGAGTTATTATTACTGTTGAAAATTTTGATAAAATGCCTATGCCGATTGTCTTGGATGTAAAAACAAAAAGCGGAAAAGTTACAAGAGTTAATCTTCCTGTAGAAATCTGGCAGCGCAATACAGAATGGTCTTTCAAGCATAATTCAACTGAAGAAATTGAAAGTATTACATTAGATCCAGATCATGCTTTCCCAGATAATAACGAATCAAATAATGTTTGGACAGCTGGAAAAGGTAAAATTGAAAAAGACGTTATTTTAGATGGTTATGTGGGAACATTTGTAACCAACAGAGCACCATTAACCATTGAAGTTACAGAGAAAAACAGTACTTTAAGTGTTGAAATTACTGATTTTCCTAAGTTTGCTGTAAAAGCAGTTCCAAATGAAAAAGATACTTTTGAATCTAAAGGAGCTGGTTTGAAATTCAAATACAATGAAGCTAAAACTGGTTTCGATATGATTATTTTAGGAAATGGACAAACAATTCCATTCACTAAGAAATAA
- a CDS encoding aldose 1-epimerase family protein, whose amino-acid sequence MNTTISNSTLKASIKSAGAELFSLKDNQNKEYIWEGNPDFWGKHSPILFPIVGTLKNNTYTANGNEYELSRHGFARDMEFQLVEKTENSAVFSLQSNEETLKKYPFKFELQLIYTLENTSLKIEYVVINKGDSKIPFSIGAHPAIALPESFESYSFKFEKEESLKYNLLENDLISNKTETLKTTENVVPLHYKLFENDALVFKTLESNSLTILENSKPYVQIDFEDFPSLGIWTKDQAPFICIEPWFGYSDTADNSGDLFQKEGILTLEADQTFNSQFSIKIL is encoded by the coding sequence TTGAACACAACAATATCAAATTCAACACTTAAAGCTTCAATCAAATCGGCAGGAGCTGAATTATTTTCTTTAAAAGACAATCAAAACAAGGAATATATTTGGGAAGGAAATCCCGATTTTTGGGGCAAACACTCTCCTATTCTTTTTCCTATTGTGGGTACTTTAAAAAACAATACCTACACCGCTAATGGCAATGAATATGAGCTGTCAAGACATGGTTTTGCAAGGGATATGGAATTTCAATTGGTTGAAAAAACAGAAAACAGCGCTGTTTTTTCTTTACAATCAAATGAAGAAACATTAAAAAAATATCCATTCAAATTTGAATTGCAGCTTATTTATACTTTAGAAAATACTTCATTAAAAATAGAATACGTAGTAATTAATAAAGGTGATAGTAAAATACCTTTTTCAATTGGTGCGCATCCGGCAATAGCACTTCCGGAAAGTTTTGAAAGCTATTCTTTTAAATTCGAAAAAGAGGAATCTTTAAAATATAATTTACTGGAAAATGATTTGATTTCGAATAAGACCGAAACGCTGAAAACAACCGAAAATGTAGTTCCCTTACATTATAAACTTTTCGAAAATGATGCTCTTGTTTTTAAAACATTAGAATCGAATTCATTGACAATTCTTGAAAATTCAAAACCGTATGTTCAAATTGATTTTGAAGATTTTCCGAGTTTAGGAATCTGGACAAAAGATCAGGCTCCTTTTATTTGTATAGAACCTTGGTTTGGATATTCTGACACTGCTGATAATTCAGGAGATTTATTTCAAAAAGAAGGTATTCTTACTCTAGAAGCAGATCAAACATTTAACTCACAATTCAGTATCAAAATTTTATAA
- a CDS encoding GNAT family N-acetyltransferase has product MLEFNFHPFPVIESERLLLRRITNDDVNEVFELRSNPETMKYIPRPLVKNNDDALAHIEMIEEKINSNIGINWGITLKGDSKLLGIIGFYRMQPENYRAEIGYMLNPDFHGKGIIPEAVHLLIQYGFKDLKLHSIEAVIDPENQASEKVLQKCGFVKESHFKESEFWEGKFLDKVVYSLLNS; this is encoded by the coding sequence ATGCTAGAATTCAACTTTCACCCATTTCCTGTCATCGAATCAGAAAGATTGCTTTTAAGAAGAATTACGAATGATGATGTAAATGAAGTTTTCGAATTACGTTCGAATCCTGAAACCATGAAATACATTCCAAGACCATTAGTCAAAAACAACGATGATGCCTTAGCGCATATTGAAATGATTGAAGAAAAAATAAATTCAAACATTGGTATCAACTGGGGAATTACACTAAAAGGCGATTCGAAACTTTTGGGCATTATTGGTTTTTACAGAATGCAGCCAGAGAATTACCGTGCCGAAATTGGATATATGCTTAATCCTGATTTTCATGGAAAAGGTATTATTCCTGAAGCTGTTCACTTATTGATACAATATGGTTTTAAAGATTTAAAATTGCATTCTATTGAAGCTGTAATCGATCCCGAAAACCAGGCCTCAGAAAAGGTTTTACAAAAATGTGGATTTGTGAAAGAATCGCATTTTAAAGAATCTGAGTTTTGGGAAGGAAAATTTCTCGACAAAGTAGTTTACTCGCTATTAAATAGTTAG
- a CDS encoding DUF3575 domain-containing protein: MKKLSALIVLFISIQLQSQTFVKFNGATAAILIPNIGIETSIGEKTTFSADVMVSFWESFNGNNPMKFITVTPEIRYHFKEKYNGFYAGAHIGADKYEIQKWNYWDTNKYEDGFGYRIGATVGYNLKINDKFLLDIFVGGGWHQGFYHGKYNDGTPGRYETAPNWNKSGEWLPYRGGVMLSYKLN, translated from the coding sequence ATGAAAAAACTATCCGCCTTAATTGTTCTTTTTATATCGATTCAATTACAAAGCCAGACTTTCGTAAAATTTAATGGCGCTACTGCTGCAATTTTAATTCCTAATATTGGAATAGAAACGAGTATTGGTGAAAAAACAACTTTTAGTGCAGATGTAATGGTTTCATTCTGGGAAAGCTTTAATGGAAATAATCCAATGAAATTCATCACTGTGACTCCTGAAATCCGTTACCATTTTAAAGAAAAATACAATGGATTTTATGCTGGAGCACACATTGGTGCTGATAAATATGAAATTCAAAAATGGAACTATTGGGACACCAACAAATACGAAGACGGTTTTGGATACAGAATTGGTGCCACTGTGGGTTATAATTTAAAAATAAACGATAAATTTTTACTTGATATTTTTGTTGGCGGTGGCTGGCACCAAGGCTTCTATCATGGCAAATATAATGATGGAACACCAGGAAGATATGAAACAGCACCAAACTGGAACAAAAGCGGTGAATGGCTTCCGTATCGTGGCGGGGTAATGCTTTCTTATAAATTGAATTAA
- a CDS encoding VF530 family protein gives MQNQSKDPLHGITLQKIVETLVEYYGFDTLGELIPIKCFNSNPSVKSSLTFLRKTDWARKKVENLYIKTLPKLNTN, from the coding sequence ATGCAAAATCAATCGAAAGATCCCTTACATGGAATTACACTTCAGAAAATTGTAGAAACTCTCGTTGAATATTATGGATTTGATACTTTGGGAGAATTAATTCCAATAAAATGTTTTAATTCAAATCCGAGTGTGAAATCAAGTTTAACGTTTCTAAGAAAAACAGACTGGGCGCGCAAAAAAGTTGAAAATCTGTATATTAAAACACTTCCTAAACTGAATACTAATTAA
- a CDS encoding outer membrane beta-barrel protein: MKKIVTLVSIVLMGLTAKAQDSAQGLKGAWFATSQFGYQQTKSGEIKGTSISVLPIVGTFVTPSVAVGAGIGYINIKSDGYSTGSPDIKTLAKTDLFVFQPLVRKYWNVAGSLYFFGQAAIPVITGKEKESNLKVNQVGLSVSGGLDYFVTKNFSVEFSYDLANFTSTTLKPENGEKTTVTNFGLAHVANVDSYYNTALGGSNPNLTSPISVGFKFIF; this comes from the coding sequence ATGAAAAAAATTGTAACATTAGTCAGCATTGTATTAATGGGTTTAACCGCTAAAGCCCAAGATTCAGCACAAGGACTAAAAGGAGCTTGGTTCGCCACTTCTCAATTCGGTTATCAGCAGACCAAAAGCGGAGAGATTAAAGGAACAAGCATATCGGTATTGCCAATAGTTGGTACGTTTGTTACGCCATCCGTTGCCGTTGGAGCCGGAATTGGTTATATTAATATTAAATCAGATGGGTATTCAACAGGAAGTCCAGATATTAAAACACTAGCAAAAACAGATTTATTTGTTTTTCAACCTTTAGTTAGGAAATATTGGAATGTGGCTGGTTCATTGTATTTCTTCGGACAGGCAGCAATACCAGTTATAACTGGAAAAGAAAAGGAAAGTAACTTAAAAGTAAACCAAGTTGGTTTATCTGTTTCTGGTGGTCTTGATTATTTTGTTACAAAGAATTTCTCTGTTGAGTTTTCTTATGATTTAGCAAACTTCACATCTACAACTTTAAAGCCAGAGAATGGTGAGAAAACAACTGTTACAAATTTTGGATTAGCGCACGTTGCTAATGTGGATTCTTATTATAATACAGCATTAGGTGGAAGCAATCCAAACTTAACTTCTCCAATTTCAGTTGGATTTAAGTTTATATTCTAA
- the smpB gene encoding SsrA-binding protein SmpB, producing the protein MLKSVNILNKRARFDYEIIDTYTAGIVLAGTEIKSIRLGKANITESFCEFSNNELFAINTYIEEYSFGNQFNHSSRSERKLLLNKRELKTLARSVQAKGLTIIPLKLFTNEKGLAKLQIGLCKGKKNYDKRESLKEQDTKRDLDRIKKAYN; encoded by the coding sequence ATGTTAAAATCAGTCAATATACTTAATAAGAGAGCTCGTTTTGATTACGAGATTATCGACACCTATACTGCCGGTATTGTTTTGGCAGGAACCGAAATTAAATCTATCCGTTTAGGAAAAGCGAATATTACCGAAAGTTTCTGCGAGTTTAGTAACAATGAACTTTTTGCTATTAACACTTACATAGAAGAATATTCTTTTGGAAATCAATTCAATCACAGTTCACGAAGCGAACGTAAATTGCTTTTAAACAAAAGAGAATTAAAAACTCTTGCCAGAAGTGTTCAGGCAAAAGGTCTTACGATTATTCCTCTAAAGTTATTTACTAACGAAAAAGGTCTTGCCAAACTTCAGATTGGTCTTTGTAAAGGAAAGAAAAACTACGATAAACGTGAATCTTTGAAAGAACAAGACACGAAACGTGATTTGGACCGAATTAAAAAAGCATATAATTAA
- a CDS encoding helix-turn-helix domain-containing protein: protein MKSLLKNAREQKGLKTRELAQLTGIDQALISKFESGTRKPTKDQVTKLSQLLEIDYETLMVVWLKEKILYEIGDNEFALKALLLVEQEIQKNKKEIDFAILSSNQIILDEIEALKNQLQSFNHFELRQISKTLELEFIFKSIHSNGNSLTLEETKSVINEGTTISGKNMQEHLEAINFQEITTYIKDLSQKKTGLSEKEFLSIHNLIFKGIKFENAGKYKNDPLVSREMNLLFNWYETHKNNLNPIILASEIYLKILDINPFEKGNLQIANIIMNWILLQNNYIYSVAQNDKNRPNEYFSALDEYQIKNDKSVFINYILKIEKENLINAIQLNAK from the coding sequence ATGAAATCACTTTTAAAAAATGCTAGAGAACAAAAAGGTTTAAAAACTCGTGAATTGGCTCAACTTACTGGAATTGATCAGGCTTTGATCAGTAAATTTGAATCAGGTACTCGAAAACCAACTAAAGATCAGGTTACGAAACTTTCGCAGCTTTTAGAAATTGATTATGAAACTTTGATGGTAGTCTGGCTTAAAGAAAAGATTCTTTATGAAATTGGTGATAATGAATTTGCTTTGAAAGCTTTACTTCTTGTAGAACAAGAAATTCAGAAAAACAAAAAGGAAATTGATTTTGCAATACTATCTTCTAATCAAATCATTTTAGATGAAATCGAAGCATTAAAAAATCAACTTCAATCTTTTAATCATTTTGAATTACGTCAAATCTCCAAAACCTTAGAATTGGAATTTATTTTTAAAAGTATTCATTCAAATGGAAATTCTCTAACATTAGAAGAAACAAAATCAGTCATTAATGAAGGAACTACCATTTCTGGAAAAAACATGCAAGAACATCTCGAAGCAATTAATTTTCAAGAAATAACGACTTATATAAAAGATTTAAGTCAAAAGAAAACTGGTTTAAGTGAAAAAGAGTTTCTTTCGATTCATAATTTAATTTTCAAAGGAATTAAATTCGAAAATGCAGGAAAATACAAAAATGATCCGCTGGTTTCACGAGAAATGAATTTACTTTTTAATTGGTACGAGACACATAAAAACAATCTTAACCCAATAATTCTGGCGTCTGAAATATATTTAAAAATCCTAGACATTAATCCTTTCGAAAAAGGAAATCTTCAAATTGCAAACATAATAATGAACTGGATTTTACTTCAAAATAATTATATTTATTCTGTGGCTCAAAATGATAAAAATAGACCCAATGAATATTTTTCTGCCTTAGATGAATACCAAATCAAAAATGACAAATCTGTTTTCATAAATTATATTCTTAAAATCGAAAAAGAAAACCTTATAAATGCAATACAATTGAATGCAAAATAA